Proteins encoded in a region of the Coregonus clupeaformis isolate EN_2021a chromosome 9, ASM2061545v1, whole genome shotgun sequence genome:
- the LOC121573441 gene encoding uncharacterized protein KIAA2026 isoform X1 encodes MKVQTETCNPSKVHRNDTGEQQDMSNKKDSHNSNLFFLNRDCQNELGSGSQNQNVHIVSSLDSKWHSTERSRLVTEGGLCNGTSLENVHVLSHGSSTSNPALRHDGVPEISNELSLSEVCIPTTVTVEEDRSYELQQAYRIFNGFLLEKHKGIMTPFLHPISLEKHTDRVGGLLKNSMCFRRMEEKFVSREYETITEFVADFRLMLENCYRYHGVDHWISKQAQKLEIMLEQKLTLLSRTLREKTTLAVTSMGRLGTEDERAPVGTSTRRRTVPRSLATITVGGNESIMVQALRLEEQQRVKEEKRQRELDKKEAEETSAKEVEEWERSLLSQAIQTPLKTMWELPAIGHFLCLAQAALNLPEIVFFELERCLLMPRCSVFLSKIMSSLLCPPQRRGTLHRRPALTYRRWESELRQKVQGWYYAMGTAEDQGWMAEQLGLSHQFFRTVGVVSPLEETPFHLLPFIQRVWLLKGLCDNIYETQKDVQDAVLGQPIHECRESILGYDGNENAYIHFPHFCGADLRIYCQSASMPSDFPLPAVWVKRVEPDKGLSEESDKQKDSEHLVSMEEESEEKPSSDRLSGGRVKEENGDRSRGGTGRGMEDEGDKEDCKPTNQNRLIGSTALSSHIKDFVGRGSVKEEPQELEYRPNRLQVKQEEGSNVSSGSSAGSCEPRLSVGEHCYTGKSPARPAKATSRPGVAVPMRPTDVHVKVDRNKLTEGQRPCPKCFSKMGTKSEDNHRCRCATDKKSITSASGAGHPRKVNLTENRMDRIWAKKKKRKKETELRATGGQRRPDRSPLCKAKAAKSTLRRAATTIKKKDKRKKRKMGKKLESRKPQLSVQPAFRLVCTSLEELRELISRTEDELDELESTKKTSVSKGRWCFRREAVKDLHITLIRLLNELSPWEPKLVKAFHRNRLRLKKDYDDFKKHPDYDNFVREEWVAEDVDRSTSFTENTRLTEEEEQQQQDQTVQRILWAGEDSGQFGTEALRGSFTVVTRQEMLTLNEHRPSTRGLKRLQSDLDENPSLIKRGRIGSDELTTSPEAEVENRPREATPAPQKVGETSPVVITTPMAGVQRTHKPIQLHTLLAKSVGNKVTLIHHQPGVISHVGHAQSIACSSSLHATKFKHSLPQSSQQLPQPTTTPQHTQMAHTKPIPKTPVQVVYKMPEGMGLVRKAGSPVKIAVQPILDQITGDKQQVVILPSNLLIQKSEGQSHPQQPRTIQVPASKAPTPLPHSSGFTMPQSHDNRIPIQQVAPLKGGTASPTYSPRLQTTSLTTGYKVVQIPGPKVSSTTQNVRPNRSPSNPTSPAFTDPRKPPDPKQELKTVCIRDSQSILVTTRGGNTGVVKVQTSDQSTSGSLPTSPVITISPQFKAFLVSKTSPPAASTVPVVTSLTVAQAQSGPSPLRSSTVTSSTTAHQSSITAGIPMATDQTAASAVTVAVNQGCNVSSTVAVNSQLPKSMVTEPGNSAGATQTSLVQCVTKPVLKRVDPDERSPYTKFILVSPSSNITSMAATKVTSTTAPSALPGQRLMFISQSPAQASHATSSIPKQIVVSSVSGAQPLTTSIPNEAMKIGLNFGQAISSANFGALNKVQRINLLPGSPIRLPQQASKLAQSTLKSTSVSGSQADLLATTLSHIVTSTAHLPSSTRLTGSQLQGIPSTSVIPNLSKVTGQPRSSIIQGLITSNPQLPVPVTTPLSPVKTSPLTSPAQVSQSHNCLCVSGVTTHAQMISTPQSPIAPRSTQQSTPVRPADNTNPVTSTTTTTVQQKIVINTTAPLAGGSQILLNNTRFVVPPQGLGPGQHVLIISSPAVPVVAPSPRGASPTTGVPRVPTLPGLATPAQGPRMATPPGTHQPQQAALRSLTLAAPSAAKVGPSLPVSLTVPRQVMKIRAPLSATSTTTNGSPQVSHRLPAPATILTGLADVVAAPPLTEPEGMGGLSLSSVQGSPSAAQTAGVPQSPTKQLPLNTGLGINYAPLTTQQLTSFVQPMGALSTRTQVLPTIAVPPIGSTFSRMQSLPVVTVPPLGGASGSRTSPVATVPPSNSTVNMTPAQPIRTVMSAETIRMPIVLSNPRQQQILGLGKRPLQPLQVPASAVQTTSPTTNILVSPDCAVLNTVRGPTANTGLPEVANEPLATLIVTPKSTWRVLPLPPVNTDNPSMPTQADRSGPID; translated from the exons ATGAAAGTCCAAACTGAAACTTGTAACCCATCCAAGGTGCATCGAAACGACACAGGGGAGCAGCAAGACATGTCCAACAAAAAGGACAGCCACAATAGTAATTTATTTTTTCTCAACCGAGACTGTCAGAATGAACTGGGTTCAGGATCTCAGAATCAGAATGTTCACATTGTATCATCATTAGACTCCAAATGGCACAGCACTGAACGCAGCCGCCTAGTCACCGAAGGAGGACTCTGCAACGGAACCTCCCTGGAGAATGTTCATGTTCTTTCCCACGGTAGTTCTACTAGTAATCCTGCACTAAGACATGATGGGGTGCCTGAAATCTCAAACGAACTGTCATTGTCAGAGGTCTGCATACCTACTACAGTTACAGTAGAAGAAGACCGTAGCTATGAGTTACAGCAGGCCTATAGGATATTTAATGGCTTTCTTCTGGAAAAGCACAAAGGCATTATGACTCCCTTCTTGCACCCCATCAGCCTTGAAAAACACACTGACCGGGTTGGGGGTCTCCTCAAGAATTCCATGTGTTTCAGAAGGATGGAGGAGAAGTTTGTTAGCCGGGAGTATGAAACAATCACAGAGTTTGTGGCAGACTTCAGGCTAATGCTAGAGAACTGCTATAGGTACCATGGGGTCGACCACTGGATTTCTAAACAGGCACAGAAATTGGAAATAATGCTTGAGCAGAAGTTGACACTGCTATCAAG GACGCTGCGAGAGAAGACCACTCTGGCGGTGACCTCCATGGGTCGTTTGGGGACCGAGGATGAGAGGGCGCCTGTGGGCACCTCTACCAGACGGAGGACAGTGCCTCGCAGCCTGGCCACGATCACAGTGGGGGGAAATGAGTCCATCATGGTGCAGGCACTCAGGCTGGAGGAGCAGCAGAGAGTCAAGGAAGAGAAGAG GCAGCGGGAGCTAGATAAGAAGGAGGCGGAGGAGACCTCAGCCAAGGAGGTGGAGGAGTGGGAGCGCAGTCTTCTCTCCCAGGCCATCCAGACCCCCTTGAAGACCATGTGGGAACTCCCTGCCATCGGTCACTTCCTCTGCCTGGCCCAGGCAGCTCTCAACCTCCCAGAGATAGTGTTCTTTGAGCTGGAGCGGTGTCTCCTCATGCCTCGCTGCAGCGTCTTCCTCTCCAAGATCATGAGTTCACTTCTCTGCCCGCCCCAGAGGAGGGGGACGCTCCACCGTCGCCCAGCCCTCACCTACCGCCGCTGGGAGTCCGAGCTCCGGCAGAAGGTGCAAGGCTGGTACTACGCTATGGGTACGGCGGAGGACCAGGGGTGGATGGCTGAGCAGCTGGGCCTATCCCATCAATTCTTCAGGACAGTCGGGGTGGTTAGTCCCCTGGAGGAGACCCCCTTCCATCTCTTACCCTTCATCCAGCGTGTGTGGCTGCTCAAAGGCCTGTGTGACAACATATACGAGACCCAGAAGGACGTGCAGGACGCTGTGCTGGGCCAGCCCATCCACGAGTGCCGAGAGTCCATCCTGGGCTACGACGGGAACGAGAATGCCTACATACACTTTCCGCATTTCTGCGGGGCGGACCTACGTATCTACTGCCAGAGTGCCAGCATGCCCTCTGACTTCCCCTTACCAGCTGTCTGGGTGAAGAGGGTGGAGCCTGACAAGGGGCTATCAGAGGAATCTGACAAGCAGAAGGACTCTGAGCACCTGGTTTCAATGGAGGAGGAGTCTGAGGAGAAACCTAGTTCTGACAGACTGAGTGGTGGGAGGGTTAAAGAGGAGAACGGGGACAGGAGCAGGGGTGGAACTGGGCGGGGGATGGAGGATGAGGGTGATAAGGAGGACTGTAAGCCTACTAATCAGAACAGACTCATTGGCTCTACTGCACTCTCTTCACATATCAAGGACTTTGTGGGCAGAGGGAGTGTAAAGGAAGAGCCACAGGAATTGGAATATAGGCCTAATAGACTTCAGGTGAAACAGGAAGAGGGGTCGAATGTATCATCAGGGTCGTCCGCAGGGTCATGTGAGCCACGTCTCAGTGTGGGGGAACACTGCTATACAGGGAAGTCCCCTGCTCGCCCTGCTAAGGCAACCAGCAGGCCTGGTGTAGCCGTACCCATGAGACCGACTGATGTCCATGTTAAAGTGGACAGGAACAAACTCACTGAGGGACAAAGACCTTGTCCAAAATGTTTCTCCAAAATGGGGACAAAGTCGGAGGACAATCATCGCTGCCGTTGTGCCACGGACAAGAAATCAATAACGTCAGCCTCTGGTGCTGGCCACCCCCGCAAGGTGAACTTGACAGAGAATAGGATGGACAGGATTTGGGCCAAGAAAAAGAAAAGGAAGAAAGAGACGGAACTACGTGCAACAGGTGGGCAGCGCAGACCAGACAGGAGCCCACTCTGTAAGGCCAAGGCAGCTAAATCCACCCTCAGGAGAGCTGCGACCACCATCAAGAAAAAGGACAAGAGGAAAAAACGAAAAATGG GAAAAAAGCTTGAGTCCAGGAAACCACAACTCTCAGTTCAACCTGCATTCAGG tTGGTGTGCACTAGTCTAGAGGAGCTGAGGGAACTCATCAGCAGGACAGAGGATGAGCTGGATGAGCTGGAGAGCACCAAAAAGACATCTGTTAGTAAA GGAAGGTGGTGCTTCAGGAGAGAAGCCGTGAAAGATCTGCACATCACTCTCATAAGGCTACTCAACGAGCTCTCCCCATGGGAACCCAAACTGGTCAAGGCTTTCCATAGGAACAG GCTACGTTTGAAAAAGGATTATGACGACTTCAAAAAGCACCCTGACTATGACAACTTTGTCAGAGAGGAATGGGTGGCAGAGGATGTGGACAGAAGCACCTCGTTCACTGAAAACACCAGACTGACTGAAGAGGAGGAACAGCAACAGCAGGATCAGACAGTTCAGAGGATCCTGTGGGCGGGAG AGGACTCTGGGCAGTTTGGAACGGAGGCATTGAGAGGCAGCTTCACCGTGGTAACCAGACAAGAGATGTTGACCTTGAACGAGCACAGGCCTTCCACTCGGGGCTTGAAGCGCCTGCAGAGTGATTTAGACGAGAACCCAAGCCTTATTAAGAGAGGCAGGATCGGCAGTGACGAGCTGACGACTTCCCCTGAAGCTGAAGTGGAAAACAGACCCAGGGAAGCGACTCCAGCACCACAGAAGGTTGGAGAAACAAGCCCAGTGGTTATAACTACTCCGATGGCTGGTGTCCAAAGGACCCACAAGCCCATTCAGCTACATACCCTGCTGGCTAAGAGTGTTGGCAATAAAGTGACTTTAATTCATCATCAGCCAGGTGTTATCAGCCATGTTGGTCATGCACAAAGCATAGCCTGTTCTTCTTCCCTGCATGCTACCAAATTTAAACATTCTTTACCACAAAGCTCTCAACAGTTACCGCAACCAACAACAACACCTCAACACACACAGATGGCCCATACCAAGCCCATACCAAAGACCCCCGTACAGGTTGTCTACAAGATGCCCGAGGGCATGGGTCTGGTCAGGAAAGCTGGAAGCCCTGTGAAAATCGCAGTGCAGCCAATCCTGGACCAGATAACGGGGGATAAGCAGCAAGTGGTCATCCTTCCTTCGAACTTGCTCATTCAAAAGTCAGAGGGTCAGAGTCACCCCCAGCAACCAAGGACAATCCAGGTCCCAGCCTCCAAAGCACCCACTCCACTACCACACAGCTCTGGATTCACCATGCCTCAAAGTCATGACAACCGGATCCCCATACAACAAGTGGCACCGCTAAAGGGAGGTACAGCCTCTCCAACCTACTCCCCTAGGTTGCAGACAACCTCTCTAACAACAGGCTACAAGGTTGTCCAAATCCCTGGTCCGAAAGTGAGTAGCACTACCCAAAATGTTAGACCAAATAGATCACCATCCAACCCTACCAGTCCAGCTTTTACTGATCCCAGAAAACCTCCTGACCCTAAACAAGAGCTGAAGACTGTGTGTATAAGGGACTCGCAGTCCATCCTAGTCACCACTAGGGGGGGCAACACTGGAGTGGTCAAGGTGCAGACGTCTGACCAAAGTACATCTGGTTCGTTACCCACCAGTCCGGTCATCACCATCTCTCCACAGTTCAAAGCCTTCCTGGTGTCCAAGACCTCTCCACCTGCTGCCTCCACAGTCCCAGTGGTCACAAGCTTGACTGTAGCCCAGGCGCAATCAGGACCGTCACCATTACGGTCTTCAACTGTCACAAGTTCAACAACTGCACACCAGTCTTCGATCACTGCCGGAATTCCAATGGCCACAGATCAGACAGCGGCCTCTGCTGTTACCGTTGCTGTAAACCAGGGCTGCAACGTCTCATCTACAGTTGCTGTGAACTCACAACTACCTAAAAGCATGGTCACTGAACCTGGTAACTCAGCAGGCGCCACCCAGACGTCTCTGGTCCAGTGTGTCACTAAACCTGTTCTGAAAAGGGTAGATCCGGATGAGAGGTCCCCATACACTAAGTTCATCCTGGTCTCTCCCTCGTCCAACATCACATCTATGGCCGCAACCAAAGTCACTTCCACCACAGCTCCCTCCGCTCTTCCAGGGCAAAGGTTGATGTTCATCAGCCAATCACCAGCCCAGGCATCCCACGCAACAAGTAGCATTCCAAAACAGATTGTAGTGTCATCAGTGTCTGGGGCACAACCTCTGACCACGTCAATACCCAATGAAGCAATGAAGATCGGACTCAACTTTGGTCAAGCTATCAGCAGTGCTAACTTTGGAGCCTTGAATAAGGTCCAGCGCATCAATCTGCTTCCAGGATCTCCAATAAGGCTACCACAGCAGGCAAGTAAACTTGCACAATCTACTTTAAAAAGCACATCTGTGTCTGGCTCACAGGCAGACCTTCTCGCAACCACGTTGTCTCACATTGTCACTAGCACTGCACATTTGCCCTCTTCCACGCGGCTGACTGGATCTCAACTACAAGGCATCCCTTCAACCTCTGTGATCCCCAATCTAAGCAAGGTAACCGGGCAACCACGGTCTTCGATAATCCAAGGTTTAATTACCAGCAACCCACAACTACCAGTGCCGGTCACTACACCGCTAAGCCCTGTCAAAACATCCCCTCTCACATCACCGGCCCAGGTTTCTCAGTCTCACAACTGTCTCTGTGTCAGCGGGGTCACCACACATGCTCAAATGATAAGTACTCCACAGTCTCCAATTGCCCCTAGATCCACTCAGCAGTCCACTCCAGTGCGGCCGGCTGATAATACCAATCCTGTcaccagcaccaccaccaccactgtgcAACAGAAGATTGTCATCAACACCACTGCTCCACTTGCAGGCGGCTCTCAGATTCTGCTCAACAACACCCGTTTTGTTGTTCCTCCTCAAGGCCTTGGGCCTGGCCAGCATGTCCTCATAATCTCCAGCCCTGCAGTGCCTGTGGTAGCTCCTAGTCCCAGGGGAGCGAGCCCAACCACTGGTGTCCCACGAGTGCCAACGTTACCTGGGCTAGCCACACCTGCACAAGGCCCCAGAATGGCCACACCACCAGGGACACACCAGCCTCAACAAGCAGCACTTAGATCACTAACCCTGGCAGCGCCGTCCGCTGCGAAAGTTGgaccctctctccctgtctctctcactgtcccTCGCCAGGTGATGAAGATTCGAGCTCCACTATCGGCCACCAGCACCACCACCAACGGTTCTCCACAAGTTTCACACCGGCTCCCTGCTCCGGCCACCATACTCACTGGCCTAGCTGATGTGGTGGCAGCTCCACCTTTAACTGAACCGGAAGGGATGGGTGGCCTGTCACTCTCCTCCGTACAAGGAAGTCCCAGCGCAGCTCAAACAGCAGGAGTTCCACAGAGCCCAACAAAGCAGCTCCCTTTGAACACGGGACTTGGCATCAACTACGCACCACTCACAACACAGCAACTAACGTCATTCGTGCAACCTATGGGAGCGCTCTCCACCCGGACGCAGGTCCTGCCGACGATTGCTGTTCCGCCGATCGGGAGCACCTTCTCCAGGATGCAGTCTCTACCTGTGGTGACCGTACCGCCCCTTGGGGGTGCCTCCGGTAGCAGAACGTCTCCTGTGGCAACTGTGCCTCCATCCAACAGCACTGTGAACATGACACCTGCTCAACCTATCAGGACGGTGATGTCGGCAGAGACTATCCGCATGCCCATTGTTTTATCCAATCCTCGGCAGCAGCAGATACTGGGCCTAGGCAAACGCCCTTTGCAGCCTTTACAGGTGCCTGCATCAGCAGTGCAAACAACCAGCCCCACCACCAATATACTAGTGAGTCCTGATTGTGCTGTTTTAAACACTGTTAGAGGCCCTACCGCCAACACAGGCCTGCCAGAGGTGGCTAACGAGCCTTTGGCTACGTTGATTGTAACTCCGAAATCCACTTGGAGAGTGCTGCCCCTGCCTCCTGTAAATACTGACAATCCCTCAATGCCTACCCAGGCTGACAGAAGTGGACCTATCGACTGA